The Rhodocytophaga rosea genome has a segment encoding these proteins:
- a CDS encoding RagB/SusD family nutrient uptake outer membrane protein, giving the protein MKRTTIHTYILILSGILFSCKDQLDIQNPNQPGLASAQTESGLISLAQGGVYVNGFKELKYYDGVPGYFWSGAIGFHELMGDVIGEEAANQFGNQIGAPEYLLLDNGTRVGNPNSPAQQIALIRQANVNANAGQNTIFYEWAYMYGMNNAMNTVLNSIEQASFSGDAETKKNTVKAWAYFWKGFAYSRIGSIYYAGLINNESNKTNGNYVTKEQIIAEATANFDNAATILGAISNQADYQATLGKLIPDFNQVGKGGILAPDMWVRNINTMKARNILVNTTVKTMTAAQWNEILTLAGNGITATDLVFTGRSNENGDFLSANAGTVAAKATNNPGSGITYKISERLIQDFKPGDKRLENNFLQLASPWRGESSRGNSFNTRWQLLDGGNGLPGVVVLSNRTPGEYELILAGNYEENALMLAEAKIYSNDIEGGLQLIDEVRTYQGAGLTPVAGTGLSLEAAKEELRRERRVTLPFRGLSFYDARRWGVIDDISQGGGRTNAIVISQTGQLNTNATINYNFLDYWDVPDNELVYNPAQPGSAPTRNPK; this is encoded by the coding sequence ATGAAACGAACTACTATTCATACTTATATACTTATTCTTTCAGGTATTCTTTTTTCCTGCAAAGATCAGTTAGATATTCAGAATCCTAACCAGCCTGGCCTGGCTAGTGCACAAACTGAGTCTGGGCTTATTTCATTGGCACAGGGGGGAGTGTATGTAAATGGGTTTAAAGAACTCAAATATTATGATGGGGTACCTGGCTATTTCTGGTCTGGCGCGATTGGCTTCCATGAATTAATGGGCGATGTAATAGGCGAAGAAGCCGCTAACCAGTTCGGAAACCAGATTGGCGCCCCTGAATATCTATTGCTGGATAATGGAACCAGGGTAGGAAATCCTAATTCACCTGCCCAGCAGATTGCACTCATCCGTCAGGCCAATGTAAATGCAAACGCCGGGCAAAATACCATTTTCTATGAGTGGGCGTACATGTATGGAATGAATAATGCGATGAATACGGTACTTAATTCCATAGAGCAAGCCAGTTTTTCAGGAGACGCCGAAACAAAGAAGAACACAGTAAAGGCCTGGGCCTATTTCTGGAAAGGGTTTGCTTATTCAAGAATTGGATCAATTTATTATGCCGGCTTAATTAACAATGAGTCAAACAAAACCAATGGAAACTATGTAACTAAAGAGCAAATCATAGCAGAAGCTACTGCAAATTTTGACAATGCAGCCACTATTCTGGGTGCTATCAGCAACCAGGCTGACTATCAGGCCACCTTAGGCAAACTGATCCCGGATTTTAATCAGGTAGGCAAAGGAGGAATACTAGCGCCTGACATGTGGGTACGCAATATCAATACTATGAAAGCAAGAAATATTCTGGTAAATACTACCGTAAAAACGATGACAGCTGCCCAGTGGAATGAGATTCTTACCCTGGCTGGGAATGGTATTACAGCTACTGATCTGGTATTTACCGGCCGTTCTAATGAAAACGGAGATTTCCTTTCAGCCAACGCTGGCACGGTAGCAGCCAAAGCTACAAATAATCCGGGCAGTGGCATTACCTATAAAATCAGCGAAAGACTTATTCAGGATTTTAAACCAGGCGATAAACGACTGGAGAATAACTTTCTGCAGCTGGCAAGCCCCTGGAGAGGGGAGTCTTCCCGTGGCAATTCATTCAATACCAGATGGCAGCTACTGGATGGAGGCAATGGATTACCAGGTGTAGTTGTATTAAGCAACCGTACACCTGGTGAATATGAATTGATCCTGGCCGGTAATTATGAAGAAAATGCACTGATGCTGGCAGAAGCTAAAATATACAGCAACGATATTGAAGGAGGGTTACAGTTGATAGATGAGGTCCGTACCTATCAGGGGGCAGGTTTAACGCCAGTGGCTGGTACAGGCTTATCCCTGGAAGCAGCAAAAGAAGAGCTTCGCCGTGAAAGAAGAGTTACACTGCCATTCAGAGGTCTTTCTTTCTACGATGCCCGGCGCTGGGGGGTAATCGATGATATTTCTCAAGGCGGCGGACGTACAAATGCTATTGTAATCAGTCAGACTGGTCAGTTGAATACCAATGCCACCATCAATTACAACTTCCTCGATTACTGGGATGTGCCAGATAATGAATTAGTCTATAATCCGGCTCAACCGGGAAGTGCTCCTACCAGAAATCCAAAATAA
- a CDS encoding GNAT family N-acetyltransferase, translating into MEAIHFRLATNSDRNVIIELVKSSLTEFNLTYSPESSDRDLQDIEMSYMHNGGTFEVLENEASEIIGTIALLKIDNTICKLRKMYVRKNERGKGLGSRLLTRIIEKARQSGFSQIILETEHSMKAAINLYKKFGFSAIASQAVSPRCDIVMKLDLLCEKK; encoded by the coding sequence ATGGAAGCTATACATTTTCGGTTAGCCACCAATAGCGACAGGAATGTAATTATTGAACTGGTGAAAAGTTCTCTTACTGAATTTAATCTTACCTACAGCCCCGAATCATCAGACCGGGATTTACAGGACATTGAAATGTCTTATATGCACAATGGGGGCACTTTTGAAGTACTTGAGAATGAAGCATCAGAAATAATAGGCACCATAGCGCTGCTGAAAATTGACAATACTATTTGTAAGTTGAGAAAAATGTATGTCCGGAAAAACGAGAGGGGCAAGGGCCTGGGTTCACGGCTGCTAACTCGGATCATTGAAAAAGCCAGGCAATCAGGCTTTAGTCAAATAATACTGGAAACAGAGCATAGTATGAAAGCAGCTATTAACCTGTATAAAAAGTTCGGATTTTCAGCTATTGCCAGCCAGGCTGTTTCCCCACGGTGTGATATAGTGATGAAATTAGATTTATTATGCGAAAAGAAGTGA